The following coding sequences are from one Pseudomonas mendocina window:
- a CDS encoding GntR family transcriptional regulator, whose product MPRSTERPQSLAERIYAQLKDDIFEFRLMPGDRFSEGEVAERMAASRTPVRQALHRLQREGFLDVHFRSGWQVRPLDFAQFDELYELRIVLELEAVRRLCLRPTDEHPAALQALARTWMVRKDEQLQGGVAVSRLDEAFHCQLLDAAGNQEMARVHREVSEKIRILRRLDFTQAQRIDLTYAEHQQILEAILTRRSEEAQQLLKGHIEVSKAEVHSITLHKLYGARQRVEPMPE is encoded by the coding sequence ATGCCACGTTCTACCGAGCGCCCGCAGAGCCTGGCCGAGCGTATCTACGCCCAGCTCAAGGACGACATCTTCGAGTTCCGCCTGATGCCCGGCGACCGCTTCTCCGAAGGCGAGGTCGCCGAGCGCATGGCAGCCAGCCGCACGCCCGTGCGTCAGGCGCTGCATCGCCTACAGCGCGAGGGTTTTCTCGACGTGCACTTTCGCAGCGGCTGGCAGGTTCGCCCGCTGGACTTCGCCCAATTCGATGAGTTGTACGAGCTGCGCATCGTCCTCGAACTCGAAGCTGTACGCCGACTTTGCCTGCGCCCCACGGACGAACACCCAGCTGCACTGCAGGCACTCGCGCGCACCTGGATGGTGCGAAAGGACGAGCAACTGCAGGGCGGCGTCGCGGTTTCGCGCCTCGACGAGGCCTTCCATTGCCAGTTGCTGGACGCGGCCGGCAACCAGGAGATGGCCCGCGTCCACCGCGAGGTCAGCGAGAAGATCCGCATTCTAAGGCGGCTGGATTTCACTCAGGCGCAGCGCATCGACCTGACCTATGCCGAACACCAGCAAATTCTCGAGGCAATCCTGACCCGTCGCTCAGAAGAGGCACAGCAATTGCTCAAGGGCCATATAGAGGTCAGCAAGGCAGAGGTGCATTCGATCACCTTGCACAAGCTGTACGGCGCTCGTCAGCGCGTAGAGCCGATGCCGGAATAA
- the urtA gene encoding urea ABC transporter substrate-binding protein — protein sequence MQRRSLIKAFTLSASIAAMGLSWSIQAAETIKVGILHSLSGTMAISETSLKDMALMTIDEINAKGGVLGKQLEPVVVDPASNWPLFAERGRQLLTQDKVAVTFGCWTSVSRKSVLPVYEELNGLLFYPVQYEGEEMSPNVFYTGAAPNQQAIPAVEYLLSEDGGGAKRFFLLGTDYVYPRTTNKILRAFLHSKGIADKDIEEVYTPFGHSDYQTIVANIKKFSAGGKTAVVSTVNGDSNVPFYKELANQGLEATEVPVVAFSVGEEELRGIDTKPLVGHLAAWNYFQSVENPVNEKFVADWKAYAKAKKLPNADTVVTNDPMEATYVGIHMWAQAVEKAGTTDVDKVREAMAGQEFAAPSGFTLKMDEKNHHLHKPVMIGEIQEDGQFSVVWETEGPIRAQPWSPFIEGNDKKADTPVKSN from the coding sequence ATGCAACGTCGCAGCCTGATCAAGGCCTTCACCCTTTCCGCTTCCATCGCCGCCATGGGCCTGTCCTGGTCCATCCAGGCCGCCGAGACCATCAAGGTCGGCATCCTGCACTCGTTGTCCGGCACCATGGCCATTTCCGAAACCTCGCTGAAAGACATGGCGCTGATGACCATCGACGAGATCAACGCCAAGGGCGGCGTGCTCGGCAAGCAACTGGAGCCGGTGGTGGTCGACCCCGCATCGAACTGGCCGCTGTTCGCCGAGCGCGGCCGCCAGCTACTGACCCAGGACAAGGTCGCGGTGACCTTCGGCTGCTGGACCAGCGTATCGCGCAAATCCGTGCTGCCGGTCTATGAGGAACTCAACGGCCTGCTGTTCTACCCGGTGCAGTACGAGGGTGAAGAAATGTCGCCGAACGTGTTCTACACCGGTGCGGCGCCAAACCAGCAGGCCATCCCGGCGGTGGAATACCTGCTCAGCGAAGACGGCGGCGGCGCCAAGCGCTTCTTCCTACTCGGCACTGACTACGTCTACCCGCGCACCACCAACAAGATCCTGCGCGCCTTCCTGCACAGCAAGGGCATCGCCGACAAGGACATCGAAGAGGTCTACACCCCCTTCGGCCACAGCGACTATCAAACCATCGTCGCCAACATCAAGAAGTTCTCCGCTGGCGGCAAGACCGCCGTGGTTTCCACCGTCAACGGCGACTCCAACGTGCCGTTCTACAAGGAACTGGCCAACCAGGGCCTGGAAGCCACCGAAGTACCGGTGGTGGCCTTCTCCGTGGGTGAGGAAGAACTGCGCGGCATCGACACCAAACCGCTGGTCGGCCACCTGGCGGCCTGGAACTACTTCCAGTCCGTGGAGAACCCGGTCAACGAGAAGTTCGTCGCCGACTGGAAAGCCTACGCCAAGGCCAAGAAGCTGCCGAACGCCGACACCGTGGTAACCAACGACCCGATGGAAGCCACCTACGTCGGCATCCACATGTGGGCGCAGGCGGTCGAGAAGGCCGGCACCACCGACGTCGACAAGGTGCGTGAAGCCATGGCCGGCCAGGAATTCGCAGCGCCGAGCGGCTTCACCCTGAAAATGGACGAGAAGAACCACCACCTGCACAAGCCGGTGATGATCGGCGAGATCCAGGAAGACGGTCAGTTCTCCGTGGTCTGGGAAACCGAAGGCCCGATCCGTGCCCAGCCGTGGAGCCCCTTCATCGAAGGCAACGACAAGAAAGCCGACACCCCGGTGAAGTCGAACTGA
- the urtB gene encoding urea ABC transporter permease subunit UrtB, protein MPTALTRILLSLLLLLPLIASAGEADDFVAANAGQQASLLQDWAAAPNTARMPLLQALQQGRVAGDSDKRAFIEQDGTWQAADGAAEANGTPRKLRLNNRLRGLVAVAVASHQLLEHDVAARLAAAKQLQRNTPPALLPLLESRMSAEADENVRDALTLALANLQLADTNPTVRLAAVQRLGQTGDPLARVRLEALLDPAQESDAEVRAAAQKSLAQVKNKLMIGEVLGQAFSGLSLGSILLLAALGLAITFGLLGVINMAHGEMLMLGAYTTYVVQLSFQRLAPEYLTLYPLAALPIAFLVTACIGMALERTVIRHLYGRPLETLLATWGISLILIQLVRVTFGAQNVEVANPAWLSGGIQVLPNLVLPYNRIVIIGFALFVVVLTWLLLNKTRLGLNVRAVTQNRNMAACCGVPTGRVDMLAFGLGSGIAGLGGVALSQIGNVGPDLGQSYIIDSFLVVVLGGVGQLAGSVLAAFGLGVVNKFLEPQIGAVLGKILILALIILFIQKRPQGLFALKGRVID, encoded by the coding sequence ATGCCCACTGCCCTTACCCGAATTCTTCTGAGCCTGCTGCTGTTGCTGCCGCTGATCGCGAGCGCTGGCGAGGCCGACGACTTCGTCGCCGCCAATGCCGGCCAGCAGGCCAGCCTGCTGCAGGACTGGGCCGCAGCGCCCAACACCGCGCGCATGCCCTTGCTGCAAGCGCTGCAGCAAGGCCGCGTCGCCGGTGACAGCGACAAGCGCGCCTTCATCGAACAGGACGGCACCTGGCAAGCCGCCGATGGTGCAGCCGAAGCCAATGGAACGCCGCGCAAACTGCGTCTGAACAACCGCCTGCGCGGTCTGGTGGCGGTCGCCGTCGCCAGCCACCAGTTGCTCGAACACGATGTCGCTGCACGCCTGGCCGCCGCCAAGCAGCTGCAACGCAATACACCGCCGGCCTTGCTGCCGCTGCTGGAAAGCCGCATGAGCGCCGAGGCCGACGAGAACGTGCGTGACGCACTGACCCTGGCACTGGCCAACCTGCAGCTGGCGGATACCAACCCGACCGTGCGCCTGGCTGCCGTGCAGCGCCTGGGCCAGACCGGCGATCCGCTGGCCCGCGTGCGCCTGGAAGCCCTGCTTGATCCAGCGCAGGAAAGCGATGCCGAGGTACGCGCCGCCGCGCAGAAGAGCCTGGCCCAGGTGAAGAACAAGCTGATGATCGGCGAAGTGCTCGGTCAGGCCTTCAGCGGCCTGTCGCTCGGCTCGATCCTGCTGCTCGCCGCCCTCGGTCTGGCCATCACCTTCGGCCTGCTCGGGGTGATCAACATGGCCCATGGCGAGATGCTGATGCTCGGTGCCTACACCACCTATGTGGTGCAGCTCAGCTTCCAGCGCCTGGCCCCCGAATACCTCACGCTCTACCCGTTGGCCGCACTGCCGATTGCCTTCCTGGTCACCGCTTGCATCGGCATGGCCCTGGAACGCACGGTGATCCGCCACCTCTACGGCCGCCCGCTGGAAACCCTGCTGGCCACCTGGGGCATCAGCCTGATCCTGATCCAGCTGGTACGCGTCACCTTCGGCGCACAGAACGTCGAAGTGGCCAACCCGGCCTGGCTGTCCGGCGGCATCCAGGTGCTGCCGAACCTGGTGCTGCCGTACAACCGTATCGTCATCATCGGCTTCGCCCTGTTCGTCGTTGTCCTGACCTGGCTGCTGCTGAACAAGACGCGCCTGGGCCTGAACGTGCGCGCCGTGACGCAGAATCGCAACATGGCCGCCTGCTGCGGCGTGCCCACCGGCCGCGTGGACATGCTGGCCTTCGGTCTGGGTTCGGGGATCGCCGGCCTCGGCGGCGTGGCCCTGAGCCAGATCGGCAACGTCGGCCCGGATCTCGGCCAGAGCTACATCATCGACTCCTTCCTGGTGGTGGTGCTCGGCGGCGTCGGCCAGTTGGCCGGTAGCGTGCTGGCGGCCTTCGGCCTGGGCGTGGTGAACAAATTCCTCGAGCCGCAGATCGGCGCCGTGCTGGGCAAGATCCTCATCCTCGCGCTGATCATCCTGTTCATCCAGAAACGCCCGCAAGGCCTCTTCGCGCTCAAAGGACGGGTGATCGACTGA
- the urtC gene encoding urea ABC transporter permease subunit UrtC → MNAINQTLLARASAKLGPRISLAIGLVVLAILLAMPLLHMLPADHALHVSAYSLTLVGKILCYAIVALALDLVWGYAGMLSLGHGLFFALGGYAMGMYLMRQSAGDGLPAFMSFLAWSELPWYWYGTSSFLWALCLVVLAPGLLALVFGFFAFRSRIKGVYFSIMTQALTFAGMLLFFRNETGFGGNNGFTGFTRILGFDITAQGTRAVLFFATVMLLVGSLYLGFRLARSKFGRVLTALRDAENRLMFCGYDPRGYKLFIWVLSAVLCGLAGALYVPQVGIINPSEMAPTQSIEAAVWVALGGRGTLIGPLLGAGLVNGMKSWFTVAFPEYWLFALGALFIVVTLFLPRGVVGLLKKEKDQ, encoded by the coding sequence ATGAATGCGATAAACCAAACGCTGCTGGCGCGCGCCAGCGCCAAGCTCGGCCCACGGATCTCGCTGGCCATCGGCCTGGTGGTGCTGGCGATCCTGCTCGCCATGCCGCTGCTGCACATGCTACCGGCCGACCACGCCCTGCACGTCTCGGCCTACAGCCTGACGCTGGTGGGCAAGATCCTCTGCTACGCCATCGTCGCCCTGGCGCTGGATCTGGTCTGGGGCTACGCCGGCATGCTGTCGCTCGGCCACGGCCTGTTCTTCGCCCTCGGCGGCTACGCCATGGGCATGTATTTGATGCGCCAGAGCGCCGGTGACGGCCTGCCGGCGTTCATGAGCTTTCTCGCCTGGAGCGAGCTGCCCTGGTACTGGTACGGCACCTCCAGCTTCCTCTGGGCGCTGTGCCTGGTGGTGCTGGCCCCCGGCCTGCTGGCCCTGGTGTTCGGCTTCTTCGCCTTCCGCTCGCGAATCAAGGGCGTGTACTTCTCGATCATGACCCAGGCACTGACCTTCGCCGGCATGTTGCTGTTCTTCCGCAACGAAACCGGCTTCGGCGGCAACAACGGCTTTACCGGGTTCACCCGCATCCTCGGCTTCGACATCACTGCGCAGGGCACCCGTGCCGTGCTGTTCTTCGCCACCGTGATGCTGCTGGTGGGCAGCCTGTACCTGGGTTTTCGCCTGGCGCGCAGCAAGTTCGGCCGGGTGCTCACCGCACTGCGTGATGCCGAGAACCGCCTGATGTTCTGCGGCTACGATCCGCGCGGTTACAAGCTGTTCATCTGGGTATTGAGCGCAGTGTTGTGCGGCCTGGCCGGTGCGCTGTACGTACCGCAAGTGGGCATCATCAACCCCAGCGAAATGGCGCCGACCCAGTCCATCGAGGCCGCCGTCTGGGTCGCCCTGGGCGGCCGCGGCACGCTGATCGGCCCACTGCTCGGCGCCGGCCTGGTCAACGGCATGAAGAGCTGGTTCACCGTGGCCTTCCCGGAATACTGGCTGTTCGCCCTGGGCGCACTGTTCATCGTCGTCACGCTCTTCTTACCCAGAGGCGTCGTCGGCCTGCTGAAGAAGGAGAAGGATCAATGA